In Felis catus isolate Fca126 chromosome A2, F.catus_Fca126_mat1.0, whole genome shotgun sequence, the following proteins share a genomic window:
- the URGCP gene encoding up-regulator of cell proliferation isoform X1 — translation MKTLIFLSASGAELSSLCCTVVFPGLSSQQAEDETPRDPAWSLLPDCGLEVELLVKGRSDLGEVAPGIKASERRTAVAIADLEWREMEADDYGTNEAQDSDFPTAERSRLQEMLSLLGLETYQAQKLSLQDALQISSDSMRNWAPQAPKDLPWNFLRKLQALNAEARNTTMVLDVPPDARPMEKESQMEEEIIYWDAADDISADIYSFSELPTPDTPVNPLDLLCALLLSSDGFLQQEIVLKMSLCQFALPLVLPDSENHYHTFLLWALRAVVRTWWAQPPRGVGGLREDSAVLSRAPTFAFVRMEVSSNSKSQLLNAVLSPSHRPRDCFWHRDLSVGTNPREIADGLVEVSWFLPSGREDLDVFPEPVAFLNLRGDIGSHWLQFKLLTEISSAVFILTDNISRKDYKLLYSLRGSATKYYFILSPYRGKRNTNLRFLNKLIPVLKMDHSHVLVKVSSTDSAGFVRRVRSIVAHVARSPCRRLSVEEMAHAARKLGLRVDEDCDECQRAKQRMERITRRIKDCDAYRRDELWLQGDPWRKAAQVEKELCQAQRAGDPPDKGRAELGHRLLELRAQQNRQDPAWGLQEFIAGISSPSLAEKQYFLRWMEWGLARVAQPRPRQPPETILSLRPKHCGMVDFGELLWPEPLGVEHFLREMGQFYEAESCLVEAGKLPAGQRRFAHFPGLALELLLKGLPLELIDGSTLSTPLHWVTGLLKELHVRLERRSRLVVLSALGAPGTGKSTLLNTMFGLRFATGRGCGPRGAFMQLVTVAENFSQDLGCDHILVIDSGGLIGGALTAAGERFELEASLATLLMGLSNVTVVSLAETRDIPPAVLHAFLRLEKTGHVPNYQFVYQNLQDACAPGPRPRDRRPLLDPPGDVSRAGAQMEKQGDGIRTLADLAFCDPEKQHVWHIPGLWHGVPPMAAVSLGYSEAIFELKRCLLENIRNGLSNQNKNIQQLIELVRRL, via the exons atctggaatggagagaaatggaagcaGATGACT ACGGTACAAATGAGGCTCAGGACAGTGACTTCCCAACAG cgGAGAGGAGCAGGCTGCAGGAGATGCTGTCGCTGCTGGGGCTGGAGACCTATCAGGCCCAGAAGCTCAGCCTCCAGGACGCCCTGCAGATCAGCAGCGACAGCATGAGAAACTGGGCCCCTCAGGCCCCCAAAGACCTGCCCTGGAATTTCCTCAGGAAGCTGCAGGCCCTCAACGCTGAGGCCAGGAACACCACCATGGTGCTGGATGTGCCCCCGGACGCCAGGCCAATGGAGAAGGAGAGCCAGATGGAAGAGGAGATCATCTACTGGGACGCAGCTGACGACATCTCCGCGGACATCTATTCCTTCTCAGAGCTGCCGACGCCCGACACGCCTGTGAACCCCTTGGaccttctctgtgcccttctgCTCTCCTCAGATGGTTTCCTGCAGCAGGAAATTGTGCTGAAAATGTCCCTGTGCCAGTTTGCACTCCCTCTTGTCTTGCCTGACTCGGAGAACCACTACCACACGTTTCTGCTGTGGGCCCTGAGGGCCGTGGTGCGGACGTGGTGGGCGCAGCCCCCGCGGGGCGTGGGCGGCCTCCGAGAGGACAGCGCGGTGCTGTCCCGGGCTCCCACCTTCGCCTTCGTGCGCATGGAGGTCAGCAGCAACTCCAAGTCACAGCTGCTCAACGCTGTGCTCAGCCCCAGCCACCGGCCACGGGACTGCTTCTGGCATCGCGACCTGAGTGTGGGCACCAACCCCCGGGAGATCGCAGATGGGCTGGTGGAAGTCTCCTGGTTCCTCCCCAGTGGCAGGGAGGACCTGGATGTGTTCCCGGAGCCCGTGGCCTTTCTGAACCTGCGGGGCGACATTGGGTCTCACTGGCTGCAGTTCAAGCTCTTGACCGAGATCTCGTCCGCCGTGTTCATCCTGACCGACAACATCAGCAGGAAGGACTACAAGCTGCTCTACTCCCTGAGGGGCTCGGCCACCAAGTACTATTTCATCCTGAGCCCCTACCGTGGGAAGCGGAACACAAACCTCAGGTTCCTGAACAAGCTCATCCCGGTGCTGAAGATGGACCACTCACACGTGCTGGTGAAGGTCAGCAGCACCGACAGCGCAGGCTTCGTGCGCAGGGTCCGCTCCATCGTGGCGCACGTGGCCCGGTCCCCCTGCAGGAGGTTGTCTGTGGAGGAGATGGCGCACGCGGCCCGTAAGCTGGGGCTGAGGGTGGACGAGGACTGTGACGAGTGTCAGCGGGCAAAGCAGCGTATGGAGCGCATCACCAGGAGGATCAAGGACTGTGACGCCTACCGCAGGGACGAGCTGTGGCTGCAGGGGGACCCCTGGCGGAAGGCGGCCCAGGTGGAGAAGGAGCTGTGCCAGGCCCAGAGGGCAGGGGACCCTCCTGACAagggcagggcagagctggggcacCGGCTGCTAGAACTTCGTGCACAGCAGAACCGCCAGGACCCTGCCTGGGGGCTGCAGGAGTTCATCGCAGGCATCAGCAGCCCCTCACTGGCTGAGAAGCAGTACTTCCTGAGGTGGATGGAGTGGGGACTGGCCCGCGTGGCCCAGCCAAGGCCGCGGCAGCCTCCTGAGACCATTCTTAGCCTGAGACCCAAGCACTGTGGCATGGTGGACTTCGGGGAGCTGCTCTGGCCTGAGCCCCTGGGTGTAGAGCACTTCCTGCGGGAGATGGGACAGTTTTATGAGGCAGAAAGCTGCCTGGTGGAGGCAGGGAAGCTGCCGGCCGGCCAGAGGCGGTTTGCCCACTTCCCGGGCCTGGCCCTGGAGCTGCTGCTGAAGGGGCTGCCCTTGGAGCTGATCGACGGCAGCACGCTGAGTACCCCCCTGCACTGGGTCACGGGGCTTCTGAAGGAGCTGCACGTTCGCCTGGAGAGGAGGTCGCGCCTGGTGGTCCTGTCGGCACTGGGCGCACCGGGCACTGGGAAGTCCACGCTTCTCAACACCATGTTTGGGCTGCGCTTTGCCACGGGGCGGGGGTGTGGCCCTCGAGGGGCCTTCATGCAGCTGGTCACTGTGGCCGAGAACTTCAGCCAGGATCTGGGCTGCGACCACATCCTGGTGATAGACTCCGGGGGCTTGATAGGCGGGGCCCTGACTGCAGCCGGGGAGAGGTTCGAGCTGGAGGCCTCCCTGGCCACTCTGCTCATGGGGCTGAGCAACGTCACTGTGGTGAGCCTGGCCGAGACGAGGGACATACCACCAGCTGTTCTGCACGCGTTTCTGAGGTTGGAGAAAACGGGGCACGTGCCCAACTATCAGTTTGTGTACCAGAACCTCCAGGATGCGTGTGCCCCCGGCCCCAGGCCTCGGGACAGGAGGCCGCTCCTGGATCCCCCTGGAGACGTGAGCAGAGCCGGCGCACAGATGGAGAAGCAGGGCGACGGCATCCGGACGCTGGCCGACCTGGCCTTTTGCGACCCTGAGAAGCAGCATGTTTGGCACATCCCTGGCCTGTGGCATGGGGTGCCTCCCATGGCTGCGGTGAGCTTGGGGTACAGCGAGGCCATTTTTGAGTTAAAGAGGTGTCTGCTGGAAAACATCAGGAACGGCCTGTCCAACCAGAACAAAAACATCCAGCAGCTCATTGAGCTGGTGAGGCGGCTCTGA
- the URGCP gene encoding up-regulator of cell proliferation isoform X4, which translates to MEADDYGTNEAQDSDFPTAERSRLQEMLSLLGLETYQAQKLSLQDALQISSDSMRNWAPQAPKDLPWNFLRKLQALNAEARNTTMVLDVPPDARPMEKESQMEEEIIYWDAADDISADIYSFSELPTPDTPVNPLDLLCALLLSSDGFLQQEIVLKMSLCQFALPLVLPDSENHYHTFLLWALRAVVRTWWAQPPRGVGGLREDSAVLSRAPTFAFVRMEVSSNSKSQLLNAVLSPSHRPRDCFWHRDLSVGTNPREIADGLVEVSWFLPSGREDLDVFPEPVAFLNLRGDIGSHWLQFKLLTEISSAVFILTDNISRKDYKLLYSLRGSATKYYFILSPYRGKRNTNLRFLNKLIPVLKMDHSHVLVKVSSTDSAGFVRRVRSIVAHVARSPCRRLSVEEMAHAARKLGLRVDEDCDECQRAKQRMERITRRIKDCDAYRRDELWLQGDPWRKAAQVEKELCQAQRAGDPPDKGRAELGHRLLELRAQQNRQDPAWGLQEFIAGISSPSLAEKQYFLRWMEWGLARVAQPRPRQPPETILSLRPKHCGMVDFGELLWPEPLGVEHFLREMGQFYEAESCLVEAGKLPAGQRRFAHFPGLALELLLKGLPLELIDGSTLSTPLHWVTGLLKELHVRLERRSRLVVLSALGAPGTGKSTLLNTMFGLRFATGRGCGPRGAFMQLVTVAENFSQDLGCDHILVIDSGGLIGGALTAAGERFELEASLATLLMGLSNVTVVSLAETRDIPPAVLHAFLRLEKTGHVPNYQFVYQNLQDACAPGPRPRDRRPLLDPPGDVSRAGAQMEKQGDGIRTLADLAFCDPEKQHVWHIPGLWHGVPPMAAVSLGYSEAIFELKRCLLENIRNGLSNQNKNIQQLIELVRRL; encoded by the exons atggaagcaGATGACT ACGGTACAAATGAGGCTCAGGACAGTGACTTCCCAACAG cgGAGAGGAGCAGGCTGCAGGAGATGCTGTCGCTGCTGGGGCTGGAGACCTATCAGGCCCAGAAGCTCAGCCTCCAGGACGCCCTGCAGATCAGCAGCGACAGCATGAGAAACTGGGCCCCTCAGGCCCCCAAAGACCTGCCCTGGAATTTCCTCAGGAAGCTGCAGGCCCTCAACGCTGAGGCCAGGAACACCACCATGGTGCTGGATGTGCCCCCGGACGCCAGGCCAATGGAGAAGGAGAGCCAGATGGAAGAGGAGATCATCTACTGGGACGCAGCTGACGACATCTCCGCGGACATCTATTCCTTCTCAGAGCTGCCGACGCCCGACACGCCTGTGAACCCCTTGGaccttctctgtgcccttctgCTCTCCTCAGATGGTTTCCTGCAGCAGGAAATTGTGCTGAAAATGTCCCTGTGCCAGTTTGCACTCCCTCTTGTCTTGCCTGACTCGGAGAACCACTACCACACGTTTCTGCTGTGGGCCCTGAGGGCCGTGGTGCGGACGTGGTGGGCGCAGCCCCCGCGGGGCGTGGGCGGCCTCCGAGAGGACAGCGCGGTGCTGTCCCGGGCTCCCACCTTCGCCTTCGTGCGCATGGAGGTCAGCAGCAACTCCAAGTCACAGCTGCTCAACGCTGTGCTCAGCCCCAGCCACCGGCCACGGGACTGCTTCTGGCATCGCGACCTGAGTGTGGGCACCAACCCCCGGGAGATCGCAGATGGGCTGGTGGAAGTCTCCTGGTTCCTCCCCAGTGGCAGGGAGGACCTGGATGTGTTCCCGGAGCCCGTGGCCTTTCTGAACCTGCGGGGCGACATTGGGTCTCACTGGCTGCAGTTCAAGCTCTTGACCGAGATCTCGTCCGCCGTGTTCATCCTGACCGACAACATCAGCAGGAAGGACTACAAGCTGCTCTACTCCCTGAGGGGCTCGGCCACCAAGTACTATTTCATCCTGAGCCCCTACCGTGGGAAGCGGAACACAAACCTCAGGTTCCTGAACAAGCTCATCCCGGTGCTGAAGATGGACCACTCACACGTGCTGGTGAAGGTCAGCAGCACCGACAGCGCAGGCTTCGTGCGCAGGGTCCGCTCCATCGTGGCGCACGTGGCCCGGTCCCCCTGCAGGAGGTTGTCTGTGGAGGAGATGGCGCACGCGGCCCGTAAGCTGGGGCTGAGGGTGGACGAGGACTGTGACGAGTGTCAGCGGGCAAAGCAGCGTATGGAGCGCATCACCAGGAGGATCAAGGACTGTGACGCCTACCGCAGGGACGAGCTGTGGCTGCAGGGGGACCCCTGGCGGAAGGCGGCCCAGGTGGAGAAGGAGCTGTGCCAGGCCCAGAGGGCAGGGGACCCTCCTGACAagggcagggcagagctggggcacCGGCTGCTAGAACTTCGTGCACAGCAGAACCGCCAGGACCCTGCCTGGGGGCTGCAGGAGTTCATCGCAGGCATCAGCAGCCCCTCACTGGCTGAGAAGCAGTACTTCCTGAGGTGGATGGAGTGGGGACTGGCCCGCGTGGCCCAGCCAAGGCCGCGGCAGCCTCCTGAGACCATTCTTAGCCTGAGACCCAAGCACTGTGGCATGGTGGACTTCGGGGAGCTGCTCTGGCCTGAGCCCCTGGGTGTAGAGCACTTCCTGCGGGAGATGGGACAGTTTTATGAGGCAGAAAGCTGCCTGGTGGAGGCAGGGAAGCTGCCGGCCGGCCAGAGGCGGTTTGCCCACTTCCCGGGCCTGGCCCTGGAGCTGCTGCTGAAGGGGCTGCCCTTGGAGCTGATCGACGGCAGCACGCTGAGTACCCCCCTGCACTGGGTCACGGGGCTTCTGAAGGAGCTGCACGTTCGCCTGGAGAGGAGGTCGCGCCTGGTGGTCCTGTCGGCACTGGGCGCACCGGGCACTGGGAAGTCCACGCTTCTCAACACCATGTTTGGGCTGCGCTTTGCCACGGGGCGGGGGTGTGGCCCTCGAGGGGCCTTCATGCAGCTGGTCACTGTGGCCGAGAACTTCAGCCAGGATCTGGGCTGCGACCACATCCTGGTGATAGACTCCGGGGGCTTGATAGGCGGGGCCCTGACTGCAGCCGGGGAGAGGTTCGAGCTGGAGGCCTCCCTGGCCACTCTGCTCATGGGGCTGAGCAACGTCACTGTGGTGAGCCTGGCCGAGACGAGGGACATACCACCAGCTGTTCTGCACGCGTTTCTGAGGTTGGAGAAAACGGGGCACGTGCCCAACTATCAGTTTGTGTACCAGAACCTCCAGGATGCGTGTGCCCCCGGCCCCAGGCCTCGGGACAGGAGGCCGCTCCTGGATCCCCCTGGAGACGTGAGCAGAGCCGGCGCACAGATGGAGAAGCAGGGCGACGGCATCCGGACGCTGGCCGACCTGGCCTTTTGCGACCCTGAGAAGCAGCATGTTTGGCACATCCCTGGCCTGTGGCATGGGGTGCCTCCCATGGCTGCGGTGAGCTTGGGGTACAGCGAGGCCATTTTTGAGTTAAAGAGGTGTCTGCTGGAAAACATCAGGAACGGCCTGTCCAACCAGAACAAAAACATCCAGCAGCTCATTGAGCTGGTGAGGCGGCTCTGA
- the URGCP gene encoding up-regulator of cell proliferation isoform X3 gives MASPGRSDLGEVAPGIKASERRTAVAIADLEWREMEADDYGTNEAQDSDFPTAERSRLQEMLSLLGLETYQAQKLSLQDALQISSDSMRNWAPQAPKDLPWNFLRKLQALNAEARNTTMVLDVPPDARPMEKESQMEEEIIYWDAADDISADIYSFSELPTPDTPVNPLDLLCALLLSSDGFLQQEIVLKMSLCQFALPLVLPDSENHYHTFLLWALRAVVRTWWAQPPRGVGGLREDSAVLSRAPTFAFVRMEVSSNSKSQLLNAVLSPSHRPRDCFWHRDLSVGTNPREIADGLVEVSWFLPSGREDLDVFPEPVAFLNLRGDIGSHWLQFKLLTEISSAVFILTDNISRKDYKLLYSLRGSATKYYFILSPYRGKRNTNLRFLNKLIPVLKMDHSHVLVKVSSTDSAGFVRRVRSIVAHVARSPCRRLSVEEMAHAARKLGLRVDEDCDECQRAKQRMERITRRIKDCDAYRRDELWLQGDPWRKAAQVEKELCQAQRAGDPPDKGRAELGHRLLELRAQQNRQDPAWGLQEFIAGISSPSLAEKQYFLRWMEWGLARVAQPRPRQPPETILSLRPKHCGMVDFGELLWPEPLGVEHFLREMGQFYEAESCLVEAGKLPAGQRRFAHFPGLALELLLKGLPLELIDGSTLSTPLHWVTGLLKELHVRLERRSRLVVLSALGAPGTGKSTLLNTMFGLRFATGRGCGPRGAFMQLVTVAENFSQDLGCDHILVIDSGGLIGGALTAAGERFELEASLATLLMGLSNVTVVSLAETRDIPPAVLHAFLRLEKTGHVPNYQFVYQNLQDACAPGPRPRDRRPLLDPPGDVSRAGAQMEKQGDGIRTLADLAFCDPEKQHVWHIPGLWHGVPPMAAVSLGYSEAIFELKRCLLENIRNGLSNQNKNIQQLIELVRRL, from the exons atctggaatggagagaaatggaagcaGATGACT ACGGTACAAATGAGGCTCAGGACAGTGACTTCCCAACAG cgGAGAGGAGCAGGCTGCAGGAGATGCTGTCGCTGCTGGGGCTGGAGACCTATCAGGCCCAGAAGCTCAGCCTCCAGGACGCCCTGCAGATCAGCAGCGACAGCATGAGAAACTGGGCCCCTCAGGCCCCCAAAGACCTGCCCTGGAATTTCCTCAGGAAGCTGCAGGCCCTCAACGCTGAGGCCAGGAACACCACCATGGTGCTGGATGTGCCCCCGGACGCCAGGCCAATGGAGAAGGAGAGCCAGATGGAAGAGGAGATCATCTACTGGGACGCAGCTGACGACATCTCCGCGGACATCTATTCCTTCTCAGAGCTGCCGACGCCCGACACGCCTGTGAACCCCTTGGaccttctctgtgcccttctgCTCTCCTCAGATGGTTTCCTGCAGCAGGAAATTGTGCTGAAAATGTCCCTGTGCCAGTTTGCACTCCCTCTTGTCTTGCCTGACTCGGAGAACCACTACCACACGTTTCTGCTGTGGGCCCTGAGGGCCGTGGTGCGGACGTGGTGGGCGCAGCCCCCGCGGGGCGTGGGCGGCCTCCGAGAGGACAGCGCGGTGCTGTCCCGGGCTCCCACCTTCGCCTTCGTGCGCATGGAGGTCAGCAGCAACTCCAAGTCACAGCTGCTCAACGCTGTGCTCAGCCCCAGCCACCGGCCACGGGACTGCTTCTGGCATCGCGACCTGAGTGTGGGCACCAACCCCCGGGAGATCGCAGATGGGCTGGTGGAAGTCTCCTGGTTCCTCCCCAGTGGCAGGGAGGACCTGGATGTGTTCCCGGAGCCCGTGGCCTTTCTGAACCTGCGGGGCGACATTGGGTCTCACTGGCTGCAGTTCAAGCTCTTGACCGAGATCTCGTCCGCCGTGTTCATCCTGACCGACAACATCAGCAGGAAGGACTACAAGCTGCTCTACTCCCTGAGGGGCTCGGCCACCAAGTACTATTTCATCCTGAGCCCCTACCGTGGGAAGCGGAACACAAACCTCAGGTTCCTGAACAAGCTCATCCCGGTGCTGAAGATGGACCACTCACACGTGCTGGTGAAGGTCAGCAGCACCGACAGCGCAGGCTTCGTGCGCAGGGTCCGCTCCATCGTGGCGCACGTGGCCCGGTCCCCCTGCAGGAGGTTGTCTGTGGAGGAGATGGCGCACGCGGCCCGTAAGCTGGGGCTGAGGGTGGACGAGGACTGTGACGAGTGTCAGCGGGCAAAGCAGCGTATGGAGCGCATCACCAGGAGGATCAAGGACTGTGACGCCTACCGCAGGGACGAGCTGTGGCTGCAGGGGGACCCCTGGCGGAAGGCGGCCCAGGTGGAGAAGGAGCTGTGCCAGGCCCAGAGGGCAGGGGACCCTCCTGACAagggcagggcagagctggggcacCGGCTGCTAGAACTTCGTGCACAGCAGAACCGCCAGGACCCTGCCTGGGGGCTGCAGGAGTTCATCGCAGGCATCAGCAGCCCCTCACTGGCTGAGAAGCAGTACTTCCTGAGGTGGATGGAGTGGGGACTGGCCCGCGTGGCCCAGCCAAGGCCGCGGCAGCCTCCTGAGACCATTCTTAGCCTGAGACCCAAGCACTGTGGCATGGTGGACTTCGGGGAGCTGCTCTGGCCTGAGCCCCTGGGTGTAGAGCACTTCCTGCGGGAGATGGGACAGTTTTATGAGGCAGAAAGCTGCCTGGTGGAGGCAGGGAAGCTGCCGGCCGGCCAGAGGCGGTTTGCCCACTTCCCGGGCCTGGCCCTGGAGCTGCTGCTGAAGGGGCTGCCCTTGGAGCTGATCGACGGCAGCACGCTGAGTACCCCCCTGCACTGGGTCACGGGGCTTCTGAAGGAGCTGCACGTTCGCCTGGAGAGGAGGTCGCGCCTGGTGGTCCTGTCGGCACTGGGCGCACCGGGCACTGGGAAGTCCACGCTTCTCAACACCATGTTTGGGCTGCGCTTTGCCACGGGGCGGGGGTGTGGCCCTCGAGGGGCCTTCATGCAGCTGGTCACTGTGGCCGAGAACTTCAGCCAGGATCTGGGCTGCGACCACATCCTGGTGATAGACTCCGGGGGCTTGATAGGCGGGGCCCTGACTGCAGCCGGGGAGAGGTTCGAGCTGGAGGCCTCCCTGGCCACTCTGCTCATGGGGCTGAGCAACGTCACTGTGGTGAGCCTGGCCGAGACGAGGGACATACCACCAGCTGTTCTGCACGCGTTTCTGAGGTTGGAGAAAACGGGGCACGTGCCCAACTATCAGTTTGTGTACCAGAACCTCCAGGATGCGTGTGCCCCCGGCCCCAGGCCTCGGGACAGGAGGCCGCTCCTGGATCCCCCTGGAGACGTGAGCAGAGCCGGCGCACAGATGGAGAAGCAGGGCGACGGCATCCGGACGCTGGCCGACCTGGCCTTTTGCGACCCTGAGAAGCAGCATGTTTGGCACATCCCTGGCCTGTGGCATGGGGTGCCTCCCATGGCTGCGGTGAGCTTGGGGTACAGCGAGGCCATTTTTGAGTTAAAGAGGTGTCTGCTGGAAAACATCAGGAACGGCCTGTCCAACCAGAACAAAAACATCCAGCAGCTCATTGAGCTGGTGAGGCGGCTCTGA
- the URGCP gene encoding up-regulator of cell proliferation isoform X2, with amino-acid sequence MASPGLEVELLVKGRSDLGEVAPGIKASERRTAVAIADLEWREMEADDYGTNEAQDSDFPTAERSRLQEMLSLLGLETYQAQKLSLQDALQISSDSMRNWAPQAPKDLPWNFLRKLQALNAEARNTTMVLDVPPDARPMEKESQMEEEIIYWDAADDISADIYSFSELPTPDTPVNPLDLLCALLLSSDGFLQQEIVLKMSLCQFALPLVLPDSENHYHTFLLWALRAVVRTWWAQPPRGVGGLREDSAVLSRAPTFAFVRMEVSSNSKSQLLNAVLSPSHRPRDCFWHRDLSVGTNPREIADGLVEVSWFLPSGREDLDVFPEPVAFLNLRGDIGSHWLQFKLLTEISSAVFILTDNISRKDYKLLYSLRGSATKYYFILSPYRGKRNTNLRFLNKLIPVLKMDHSHVLVKVSSTDSAGFVRRVRSIVAHVARSPCRRLSVEEMAHAARKLGLRVDEDCDECQRAKQRMERITRRIKDCDAYRRDELWLQGDPWRKAAQVEKELCQAQRAGDPPDKGRAELGHRLLELRAQQNRQDPAWGLQEFIAGISSPSLAEKQYFLRWMEWGLARVAQPRPRQPPETILSLRPKHCGMVDFGELLWPEPLGVEHFLREMGQFYEAESCLVEAGKLPAGQRRFAHFPGLALELLLKGLPLELIDGSTLSTPLHWVTGLLKELHVRLERRSRLVVLSALGAPGTGKSTLLNTMFGLRFATGRGCGPRGAFMQLVTVAENFSQDLGCDHILVIDSGGLIGGALTAAGERFELEASLATLLMGLSNVTVVSLAETRDIPPAVLHAFLRLEKTGHVPNYQFVYQNLQDACAPGPRPRDRRPLLDPPGDVSRAGAQMEKQGDGIRTLADLAFCDPEKQHVWHIPGLWHGVPPMAAVSLGYSEAIFELKRCLLENIRNGLSNQNKNIQQLIELVRRL; translated from the exons atctggaatggagagaaatggaagcaGATGACT ACGGTACAAATGAGGCTCAGGACAGTGACTTCCCAACAG cgGAGAGGAGCAGGCTGCAGGAGATGCTGTCGCTGCTGGGGCTGGAGACCTATCAGGCCCAGAAGCTCAGCCTCCAGGACGCCCTGCAGATCAGCAGCGACAGCATGAGAAACTGGGCCCCTCAGGCCCCCAAAGACCTGCCCTGGAATTTCCTCAGGAAGCTGCAGGCCCTCAACGCTGAGGCCAGGAACACCACCATGGTGCTGGATGTGCCCCCGGACGCCAGGCCAATGGAGAAGGAGAGCCAGATGGAAGAGGAGATCATCTACTGGGACGCAGCTGACGACATCTCCGCGGACATCTATTCCTTCTCAGAGCTGCCGACGCCCGACACGCCTGTGAACCCCTTGGaccttctctgtgcccttctgCTCTCCTCAGATGGTTTCCTGCAGCAGGAAATTGTGCTGAAAATGTCCCTGTGCCAGTTTGCACTCCCTCTTGTCTTGCCTGACTCGGAGAACCACTACCACACGTTTCTGCTGTGGGCCCTGAGGGCCGTGGTGCGGACGTGGTGGGCGCAGCCCCCGCGGGGCGTGGGCGGCCTCCGAGAGGACAGCGCGGTGCTGTCCCGGGCTCCCACCTTCGCCTTCGTGCGCATGGAGGTCAGCAGCAACTCCAAGTCACAGCTGCTCAACGCTGTGCTCAGCCCCAGCCACCGGCCACGGGACTGCTTCTGGCATCGCGACCTGAGTGTGGGCACCAACCCCCGGGAGATCGCAGATGGGCTGGTGGAAGTCTCCTGGTTCCTCCCCAGTGGCAGGGAGGACCTGGATGTGTTCCCGGAGCCCGTGGCCTTTCTGAACCTGCGGGGCGACATTGGGTCTCACTGGCTGCAGTTCAAGCTCTTGACCGAGATCTCGTCCGCCGTGTTCATCCTGACCGACAACATCAGCAGGAAGGACTACAAGCTGCTCTACTCCCTGAGGGGCTCGGCCACCAAGTACTATTTCATCCTGAGCCCCTACCGTGGGAAGCGGAACACAAACCTCAGGTTCCTGAACAAGCTCATCCCGGTGCTGAAGATGGACCACTCACACGTGCTGGTGAAGGTCAGCAGCACCGACAGCGCAGGCTTCGTGCGCAGGGTCCGCTCCATCGTGGCGCACGTGGCCCGGTCCCCCTGCAGGAGGTTGTCTGTGGAGGAGATGGCGCACGCGGCCCGTAAGCTGGGGCTGAGGGTGGACGAGGACTGTGACGAGTGTCAGCGGGCAAAGCAGCGTATGGAGCGCATCACCAGGAGGATCAAGGACTGTGACGCCTACCGCAGGGACGAGCTGTGGCTGCAGGGGGACCCCTGGCGGAAGGCGGCCCAGGTGGAGAAGGAGCTGTGCCAGGCCCAGAGGGCAGGGGACCCTCCTGACAagggcagggcagagctggggcacCGGCTGCTAGAACTTCGTGCACAGCAGAACCGCCAGGACCCTGCCTGGGGGCTGCAGGAGTTCATCGCAGGCATCAGCAGCCCCTCACTGGCTGAGAAGCAGTACTTCCTGAGGTGGATGGAGTGGGGACTGGCCCGCGTGGCCCAGCCAAGGCCGCGGCAGCCTCCTGAGACCATTCTTAGCCTGAGACCCAAGCACTGTGGCATGGTGGACTTCGGGGAGCTGCTCTGGCCTGAGCCCCTGGGTGTAGAGCACTTCCTGCGGGAGATGGGACAGTTTTATGAGGCAGAAAGCTGCCTGGTGGAGGCAGGGAAGCTGCCGGCCGGCCAGAGGCGGTTTGCCCACTTCCCGGGCCTGGCCCTGGAGCTGCTGCTGAAGGGGCTGCCCTTGGAGCTGATCGACGGCAGCACGCTGAGTACCCCCCTGCACTGGGTCACGGGGCTTCTGAAGGAGCTGCACGTTCGCCTGGAGAGGAGGTCGCGCCTGGTGGTCCTGTCGGCACTGGGCGCACCGGGCACTGGGAAGTCCACGCTTCTCAACACCATGTTTGGGCTGCGCTTTGCCACGGGGCGGGGGTGTGGCCCTCGAGGGGCCTTCATGCAGCTGGTCACTGTGGCCGAGAACTTCAGCCAGGATCTGGGCTGCGACCACATCCTGGTGATAGACTCCGGGGGCTTGATAGGCGGGGCCCTGACTGCAGCCGGGGAGAGGTTCGAGCTGGAGGCCTCCCTGGCCACTCTGCTCATGGGGCTGAGCAACGTCACTGTGGTGAGCCTGGCCGAGACGAGGGACATACCACCAGCTGTTCTGCACGCGTTTCTGAGGTTGGAGAAAACGGGGCACGTGCCCAACTATCAGTTTGTGTACCAGAACCTCCAGGATGCGTGTGCCCCCGGCCCCAGGCCTCGGGACAGGAGGCCGCTCCTGGATCCCCCTGGAGACGTGAGCAGAGCCGGCGCACAGATGGAGAAGCAGGGCGACGGCATCCGGACGCTGGCCGACCTGGCCTTTTGCGACCCTGAGAAGCAGCATGTTTGGCACATCCCTGGCCTGTGGCATGGGGTGCCTCCCATGGCTGCGGTGAGCTTGGGGTACAGCGAGGCCATTTTTGAGTTAAAGAGGTGTCTGCTGGAAAACATCAGGAACGGCCTGTCCAACCAGAACAAAAACATCCAGCAGCTCATTGAGCTGGTGAGGCGGCTCTGA